The Methanomicrobia archaeon genome includes a window with the following:
- a CDS encoding DUF552 domain-containing protein, producing MGLKEGFEKLFAKREGIGDEEDYWDLDLEAYEAELREEEGVRMYVKTAELTGLYDLPDLKKEIYSGNILLLDISLAKQDKVLVEKTIKDLKMVASDISGDIAGIADDLVIVTPTGIKIERQKLSGK from the coding sequence ATGGGATTAAAAGAAGGATTTGAGAAGCTGTTCGCGAAACGCGAGGGCATTGGTGACGAGGAGGACTATTGGGACCTGGACTTGGAAGCGTACGAGGCGGAGCTCAGAGAAGAAGAAGGCGTGCGGATGTACGTGAAGACCGCGGAGCTAACCGGGCTTTACGATCTCCCCGATTTGAAGAAGGAGATCTATTCAGGTAATATCCTGCTCCTGGATATCTCTCTGGCGAAGCAGGATAAGGTGCTTGTCGAGAAGACCATTAAGGACTTGAAGATGGTGGCCTCGGATATCAGTGGCGATATCGCCGGTATTGCTGATGATCTGGTGATTGTGACCCCAACGGGAATTAAGATCGAACGGCAGAAACTCTCCGGGAAATAG
- a CDS encoding ZPR1 zinc finger domain-containing protein — MNVTCSEWWRAVKETCPVCGAESELSCLPYEIPHFGEFMIFTAVCDSCGYHATDVMMLADQKQNRCEKVIAAPKDIDAVVVRSSFGTIEIPELGLIVEPKRGEAFITTVEGVLRRVERVVQILSKDAESKKRADEVLKQIEEIKLGNAQMTLIITDPTGNSAIIPTELFFKKDLNSTDL, encoded by the coding sequence ATTAACGTAACGTGCAGTGAGTGGTGGCGCGCGGTGAAAGAGACCTGTCCAGTCTGTGGTGCGGAGAGCGAATTAAGCTGCCTCCCGTATGAAATCCCGCACTTCGGTGAGTTCATGATCTTCACCGCGGTCTGCGACTCCTGCGGCTATCACGCGACGGACGTCATGATGCTCGCTGATCAGAAGCAGAATCGGTGTGAGAAGGTGATAGCAGCACCCAAGGACATCGACGCAGTTGTTGTTCGCTCCTCGTTCGGAACTATCGAGATACCTGAGCTGGGGCTCATTGTCGAGCCGAAGCGGGGCGAGGCCTTCATCACGACGGTCGAGGGCGTGCTGAGGCGTGTCGAGCGGGTCGTGCAGATACTGAGCAAGGACGCGGAGAGCAAGAAACGAGCAGATGAGGTCCTGAAGCAGATCGAGGAAATCAAGCTGGGTAACGCACAGATGACCCTGATCATCACTGACCCGACGGGGAACAGTGCCATCATTCCGACCGAGCTTTTCTTTAAGAAAGACCTCAATAGTACAGACCTTTGA